From the Bacillota bacterium genome, the window GGTGGCTGACCACACGATGTCGAGATTTCCAAGCCCGGTGGTGGACACCTCGATAGAAACTGTTTTATCCGTGTGGGTGTGCTGCGGCAGCTCAAAGGCTATGCCCACCACCGGATAGACCGTGATATGCTGTGAGCAGCTTGTCGTTTTGCCATCGTAATTGGTGGCGGAGGCGGTCAATGTATAGCTGCCGCTTTCCTTGAATACAATGGTGCCGCCCTCTTTATCCAGGGAACCGGACACGGCTTCCGCAAGGTCAAGGGGCTGCGCGCTGCCGTCCGCGGCTTCTTTTGCGAGCGACCAAGCGAGCGTCTTGGCGTATTTAAGGACAGGCGTTACGGTGATGCTTGTATCGGTGTGCGCCGCGGCAGGCAGTTCAAATGCAACCTGTGCCCTGGGATAGCTGGCGGGGCCTCCGCCCGAACTGCCGGAGGGCGGTTTCTTTTCGCCCTCCTTTTCTGCCTCTTTTCTGATTTTTTCCAGTACTTCATCCTGCCGCACAAGCAATGTGAAGGCTTCGGCTCTTGTGGTTTTGCCCTCCGGACGGATGGTGTTGTCGGGATAGCCTTTGACCAGATCGTACCGGATTGCGATGTTGACATAGCCTTTGTCGGAGTTTTTGATGGCCTTGTCGTCCGCAAAGCCGGTGTTGTCCGTGGTCTGTTTTGCTTCTTCCCCCTTGCCGATTGCCCGCACCAGCATCCGGATGATTTCAATGCGGGTAATCGGTTCATCGGGTTTTAAGCCGCCGCCATAATCCGCCGGGTCGAGGATGCCCCGGTCTACAAGGGCCTCGATGTTTTTCTCCGACCAGTGGCCGGCAATGTCGTCAAAGGTGGGCGGTTCTCTCCCCGCTGCTGCCGTGTCCACCTTGTGATTCCTGGCCAGCAGGGCGATAAATTCACCTCTGGTGATGGTGGCGTCCGGCCTGACCGTTCCGTCAGGGTAGCCCTTGATCACGCCTTTTTCCGCAAGCTCGATGATGGTCTGTTCCGCCCAATGTCCCTTGATGTCGGGGAACAGGACCGCCGCGGCGTATGCGCTGCCGCAGAGCAGCAAGGACAGAACAAGGGCAAGGACGCAGATTCTCCTGCCTTTCTGTTTCATGTGGTTTTCAATCCTTTCTGTTCGTTTTTTTTATGGATTCAAAAAGCCGGGGTCTCGCTTCGGGTCCCCCGGCTCCGTTCCATGCTTGCAACACTCCATTGTCTTTACAGGTTCATGCTCATGCCGCCCCGCGCTTGCTCTTTGCGGAATGCCTCGATGGTTTCCGGTAATGGATGGATGACCTCGCCCCGCACCATCTCGAACACACAGAAGCCGTCGCGGTCGCAGATCATCACCCGGTGCTGGTACTCCTTTTGCATCTCGATGTAGTCCTTGACCTCCTTTTCGCTGCAGAGCCACACGCCCGAGGCGTATCTGCCGTCCGGCAGAAAGCTGTACCCGCTGTACCTCGGCTCATGCTCCCGCGGGTCGAGAGCACCTCTTGGCCGGATTTGCGAAAGGTGCAGCCTGGCGGAGTCGGGCAAAAGCTCCGGCTTCAGGATGCCAAGGACGTCGCCGCGGTTCCACCGCGCACGCTCGCCGTCGGCCAGGGAAACCGTGAAGATGGAACGACCAATGGGGTTGGGGTTGCTGCCGTTGCCACCTTCGCAAAAGTACAGTTGATGCGCACCATCCCGGCGCTCCGGCGGCAGGGAGGACGGCTTCAATACGACGACCTTGCCCGCGATGGACATGGCATACCCGGTTTCGATGCAGTCCTCCTGGGTGAATGCGTTTTTAACCGTCATGTGAAAGCCTCCTTACTCTTTGCTGTTTTCTTCAAGGAGGGCGATGAGCCGCGCCGCGAGGGAGAGGAGGGTTTGCTTTTCCATGGTCCTGACGGCGGAGAACACATACGCCTCCACCGCCTGCGGGGACTGGTCGCCCACCTCGATGAGGTCAACCTTTTGGGCGGTGACGACCCCTTTTTGCACCGCCAGCTTTATAATGTCGCCGTGCTGCATCCCTGCGGCGGCGCGGAGCTGCCTGGGGATCAGGACGCGGCCTTTGTCGTCCAGCACCTTGTAAATACCTTTACCGGACATCCGAAACACCTCCGCTTCTCATGACTTCCCGGACGGTGTCGGGATGGATGCCGAGATCATCGAACAGCTCCCGCAGCTCATCGGGCAGGCTATCCAGCAGATCGGCCTGCAAAATGACGACCGTGCCCCTGGCGCAGACGATCTCCAGGTCGCTGTCCAAGGGAATCTCCGCCGCCTCCAGCAGTTCATGGGGCAGGGTGAGTTCCGCGTCCTCATCGTCCTTGAGAGCGGCGACGCCGTGCGGTGTCAAGACAAATTCTTTATAGGTGTTGTGGATGGAATCTGTGGAGCTGCTGATGTAGGCGAGCTTCACCGTGTCGCCGGGGACCAGTCCCATGTCCTTCAGGAGCTGGGCGGGGACAGTGAGCTGGCCCTGTCCGTCCACAACACTTTGCATTTCAATCATTTTCATAAACTGTTTCCTCCTTGGCGCCCCATCACTGGGGCGTATTCAATTTTTTTCGCATGGTCTTTTTCAGACCGCTATTCCGTGTCGTATAAGTCGTCCATCAGATCAAACAATCCTATCTGCGTGGGGATGTCCCGCATGCGCTCCGAGGTGTCGTAGTTGGAGATGAGTACTTCGGGGAATTCACAGCCGTTGTCATACCTTTGGGCCAGGTTGTTGATGCGGCTGACGGCTTCGATTTGATAGTCCTTGTACAGTTCCCGGATGTATTCGCAGTCGTTGTAGGACACCAGCCATTTGCCCTGGCAGCCGGCCAGCGTGTCCCGCAGCCTCGCGTGATCCTCCCTGCGGAATTCCACTGCGTAGTGACCTTCTGTTTCGAAGTACGGCGGGTCACAATAAAAAAAGGCGTTGTCCCTGTCGTACTGACGGATCAACGCCTCGAAGTCCTTGTTCTCGATCACCGTGTCTTTGAGCCTGCGGCTCCCCGACCAGATGAGGTGGAAGGTTTTGCGGATGTCGAAGGGCTGGCAGCCATAGGAAGTGCAGCCGCTGCCGTAGCTGTAGCGGATGAGCTTGAAGAAAGCGGCGGCCCGCTTGACGTCATTCATGACGGCGTTCTCCATGAGGATGGCCTTGATTTCCTCGAACTGCGGCCCGCTCAAGTTTTGCTGGGCCAGCTCCAGTTCCTCCCGCAGGTATTCGCTGGTGAATTCCTCCTTTTCAAGATATTTTTTCAGGACGTTGAATTCGTCCCTGCCGTTTAAGGGCAGGAAGTTCAACTCCTTGAGCAGGGCGAAAGGGCGCTCCTTGACGCAGCGGAACAGGTTGGCAAGGTCGGCGTTGAAGTCGTTGTAGACCTCCATGTCGGCACCGGGCGGCTTTCCGAACAGCACCCAGCCACCGCCG encodes:
- a CDS encoding AbrB/MazE/SpoVT family DNA-binding domain-containing protein, with amino-acid sequence MKMIEMQSVVDGQGQLTVPAQLLKDMGLVPGDTVKLAYISSSTDSIHNTYKEFVLTPHGVAALKDDEDAELTLPHELLEAAEIPLDSDLEIVCARGTVVILQADLLDSLPDELRELFDDLGIHPDTVREVMRSGGVSDVR
- a CDS encoding DNA adenine methylase, which translates into the protein MNSIISWVGGKKALRSLIYQRMPKEFGRYVEVFGGGGWVLFGKPPGADMEVYNDFNADLANLFRCVKERPFALLKELNFLPLNGRDEFNVLKKYLEKEEFTSEYLREELELAQQNLSGPQFEEIKAILMENAVMNDVKRAAAFFKLIRYSYGSGCTSYGCQPFDIRKTFHLIWSGSRRLKDTVIENKDFEALIRQYDRDNAFFYCDPPYFETEGHYAVEFRREDHARLRDTLAGCQGKWLVSYNDCEYIRELYKDYQIEAVSRINNLAQRYDNGCEFPEVLISNYDTSERMRDIPTQIGLFDLMDDLYDTE
- a CDS encoding AbrB family transcriptional regulator, translating into MSGKGIYKVLDDKGRVLIPRQLRAAAGMQHGDIIKLAVQKGVVTAQKVDLIEVGDQSPQAVEAYVFSAVRTMEKQTLLSLAARLIALLEENSKE